The nucleotide window GCAGGAACACCTTGCTGGTGACCCGTTCGATATTGCCACGCAGGCCAAGGATCAGGCCAGCGGCAAAATCGACCAGCCGCTTGGCGTCGGCGTTCTCCATCTGGGACAGGTTCATGATCACCGGGACGCCGTCGCGGAAGTGCTCGCCGATGGTCCGGGCGTCGTTGAACGACCGGGGATGAACCGTGACGATCCGGGACAAGTCGGCCCTTTCCGGTTGTGCTTGGGGTTGTTCGTACGGCGCCGGTGCCGGTGCTGCTGCGGTCGCTTCGCGGCCGGCGACGGGCTGCCGGGACACCTCCGGACGCCGACTCTCCAGCGGGGTCACGCTGGCCGACGCGGTCGGCTGCGAGGCAACCGCTGCCGAGCCGGTGTTGTGCGTTGTCCCGTTGCTGGTCGGGGCGTTGTTGACGGAGGCATTGTTGATCGAGGTCCCGGGGCGTTGCCCGGCTTCGGCCAGCAGCTCCTCCCGAGAGACGCCCTCGGTCGGCTCGGTGTCGTCGTACTCCGGGTAACGGTCATCAGTGACAAGCCCGAGCCACGCTGCGGCCCGCTTCAACCTATCCGCCATCTCTCCTGCGACCTCTCCGCTGCTGGTTATTCTCGCCCGACCCTACCGGGTCGCGACGAGGGTCTGATCCCGACACGCGGTCGAGTTACGTGCCCCGGGGCCTGGCCTGGCGGCCGACGTATGCCGCCGCGACCCGGTCGTCTTGATTCGCGGTCGAGCAGGCGCCGCTGCCGCGATCTGGTTTGGCGTCCCACCTTGCGAGGGACGACCCTCGCGCTCCCGCCGTGGTCACCACTGCCGACCATCTTCCGCCGGCACCTCCGCTTCGCTCCGGAGCCGGTCTCGCGCTGGGGCGCTCGACTGGCGATCGATCTGGCCTACAAGCGTTCGTTGTGGCAGGTGTCGTTGTCCGCCAATTTGCCGGCGAGACGGCTCCGAATCTGCGGGTTTCCGGTGCATCTTGCCGGCAGATTTTCCTTGCGGGGAATCGAAGTCGTAGCGGGTGGTCCTTCGACGAGCTCGGGACCCCGGGCGACGGGCAATCCGCTAGGGACGGTTCCCAAGTTGATCTTGGAACCCGGCCACCCGAACGCAACCTACGCATGCCCGTCGAGCGCGCCAGCGCGAGACCGCGCCCGAAGCGCAGCGGAGGTCGCGCGGCGAGGTGCTCTGTGGAGGTACCCACGCCCGGGGGTCTGGGGGTCGCCCCCCCAGAACGCGCCCTACAGCACCCAACTCGGCGGCAGCGGCACCCCGGCGGACGATATCTACTTGAGGAAGTCCGGCACGTCCAGGTCGTCGTCATCGTCGGGCGCGGGCTGCTTGCCGAAACCGTTGGAACCGAACTGGTTGGGACGGGTCTGGGTCGGTTGCGGCGGGCGGGTGCCGGCCGGCTGACCGTTGGCGGCGGGATGTTGCAGGCCCGAGCCCTGTGCCGGAGCCGGTTGTGCTTGGGCCTGCTGGGTCGGGGCCGACTGCTGCTGGGTCTGGGCCACCGGGGCGGGCTGCTGCTGCGGCTGTTGGTTCTGACTCGGGATCCGGGCCTGCTGGGTCTGCTGCTGAGCCTGGGCGGGCTGGCCGGTGCGGACCGCGGGCTGGCGGGTGACGCCGGGCTGGCGACGCGGCGGCTGTCCGTCCTCGAAGCCGGCTGCGATCACCGTGACCCGGACCTCGTCACCGAGCGAGTCGTCGATCACCGTACCGAAGATGATGTTGGCTTCCTCGTGCGCGGCGGCCTGGATCAGGTCGGCCGCGGCAGAAACCTCGAACAGACCGAGATCGGATCCGCCGGCGATCGCCAGCAGCACCCCGCGAGCACCGTCGATACTCTCCTCCAGCAGCGGCGACGAGACGGCCAGCTCGGCAGCCGACCGGGCCCGTTCCTCGCCGCGAGCAGAGCCGATGCCCATCAGCGCCGTACCTGCGTTGGACATCACCGACTTCACGTCGGCGAAGTCGAGGTTGATCAGACCCGGGGTGGTGATCAGATCGGTGATGCCGGAGACACCTTGCATCAACACCTGGTCGGCCTGCTTGAAGGCGTCCAGGATGGCGACCTGGTGATCGGTCATCGCCAGCAACTTGTCGTTGGGGATGACGATCAGCGTGTCGACCTCCTCGCGGAGGTGGCTGATGCCGTCGTCGGCCTGAACCGAACGGCGGCGGCCCTCGAAGCTGAACGGGCGGGTCACCACGCCGATGGTCAAGGCGCCCAGCGCGCGGGCGATCCGCGCCACCACCGGCGCACCGCCGGTACCGGTACCGCCGCCCTCACCGGCGGTGACGAAGACCATGTCGGCACCCTTGAGCGCTTCCTCGATCTCCTCGGCGTGATCCTCGGCTGCCTGCCGGCCCTTGTCCG belongs to Microlunatus elymi and includes:
- a CDS encoding cell division protein SepF; amino-acid sequence: MADRLKRAAAWLGLVTDDRYPEYDDTEPTEGVSREELLAEAGQRPGTSINNASVNNAPTSNGTTHNTGSAAVASQPTASASVTPLESRRPEVSRQPVAGREATAAAPAPAPYEQPQAQPERADLSRIVTVHPRSFNDARTIGEHFRDGVPVIMNLSQMENADAKRLVDFAAGLILGLRGNIERVTSKVFLLSPQNVNVTAEEKERIAGGFFNQS
- the ftsZ gene encoding cell division protein FtsZ, with protein sequence MVTASQNYLAIIKVVGVGGGGVNAVNRMIEAGLRGVEFIAVNTDAQALLMSDADVKLDIGRDLTRGLGAGADPDKGRQAAEDHAEEIEEALKGADMVFVTAGEGGGTGTGGAPVVARIARALGALTIGVVTRPFSFEGRRRSVQADDGISHLREEVDTLIVIPNDKLLAMTDHQVAILDAFKQADQVLMQGVSGITDLITTPGLINLDFADVKSVMSNAGTALMGIGSARGEERARSAAELAVSSPLLEESIDGARGVLLAIAGGSDLGLFEVSAAADLIQAAAHEEANIIFGTVIDDSLGDEVRVTVIAAGFEDGQPPRRQPGVTRQPAVRTGQPAQAQQQTQQARIPSQNQQPQQQPAPVAQTQQQSAPTQQAQAQPAPAQGSGLQHPAANGQPAGTRPPQPTQTRPNQFGSNGFGKQPAPDDDDDLDVPDFLK